The sequence CGTTTTTGCAGACAGTTCAATAATTTACAGTGAAACCAACAATTTCATCTTATAGATACAGACTATTCTCAATGAAACATTGACTCTTACAACAAAACTTCACACACAATGAGAACATTAATGGCCAATCCCTAGGTTTACATGAACCGTTTGACAGCcccatgtaaaattgcatggaGATTCCACCCCAAAGTCAACGATAGCGACACGGGACTATCGTGTAGTTGTTGAGACAAAGATGAAACAGTTACAGAATACAAGTGCCCCGTATGAGCTACGGTTTTCGCTGTAGACGAACTTCTAATGATGGATgaagagaaacaacaacaaggaTGGAGAAAAACACTTCACAACTCATTTTGTACTTGCAGAAGCAACGCCCTTGCCGCGTCAAACTGCACATCTATAGAAGTCCTGTTACGTCTTACTCCAGTAAGTTATTGGGTATTAAGTATACAGTAATAAGTTTTTGTGCACTTTAAATTTACCTGTGCCCTGAACCAGGCTCCCACGAGAGGCACCAGAGTTAGGACCCCGCAGACCAGACAGTCCTCGCCCACCGCCTCGGCGTTCTTGCCGGCGGTGTAGCAGGGCGCCAGGTACGTGATGAGACACAGCCCGATGTTGTCGAAGCACCCGAGTAAGCCGTGGTTCCACTCGCGCGACATAGTGAAGATGGGATCGTCGTAATGGAGTAAAAGTAAAGAAAGGTCACAGGAGCAGGCGAGCTGGCTTTCGGGCTAGACCAGTGATGGAGGGTGAGGCGGAGTGGAGAGGGACGCGCCCAATGTGTACAATGTGATCCGCAGACGTGATGAGGACAGGCAGACCCAGGGGGAGAACCGCGTCTGTACCCGTGAGGGGTGCTGAGAAGCGAGGAAGGAACTCCGACAGGGAACGCCCTTATCCTTTCACTTTCACCAAGGAGTAGATTCATTCACGAAGGAGTTTATGGGGGACCCTGCCAAGTTtctttcaccaaggaggtttcaaacATAGATCAGCCGATACAACTTCAGTCTTTGATATTTCCGCGCAACCGCGCATACATTTCTATACATATAAATGCAAGTTTAGAAAGAGTCGACGATAGGCATTGCGACGAGTATAGAGCATTTCTGATCATGGCTTTAAATCATATGAGAAATCCAGTAGAGGCCCAAACTGACAAAATCTTACCGTGGGCAACGACATTGTATTTAATATACGTCCTTGCCTGTCGAAGAACTCCAAATGTTCGCTTCTTCATCTTTTGTTTTGCAACTAAATTAGCTGTTGCTGGAACATATGtcattttgtaaatcatttCGATAATTGGTAACTCACATCGTACTGTTTTTCAAACTTAGTcgatattgtttttttccatggtTCCAAGAAAAATGTTACGGCGTCGACTGGGGGGAAAGTAGTGATATGTTCTGAACTGTTTCCCTTGAGTTTCAAGACCCAAAGTTTACGAACATTGGACGGTCCCCTGTTTGGCTAGAAGCGCCCACACCCCAGTGTGAAGTTGACCTCCTGAAGGGGCAGACATAGCGGTCCAAATTTGGGGAGTTGGCACCTTCGTGGGACCAGGACTAGTCAACTAACGTTGTGCGGGGGGTAAGGTAGTCTGTTTCAAACTGTGCAATATTCTTCAAATAACTGTGGAAAACAACTAGACCTATATAAGCTAGACCAATATTGAATCTGCACAGTATTGTACATAGGGCCACCTTCTTGTAAAAGTCATTGGTTACCGCAGTTTCCTCCTCGAGCTAAAATGTAGGATCCCAGTGATCTTCATCGGCCatgattaatctccaagcagatgtggggtccGTTCCAGTGTTTTGGGGGCATTCAATTTGTCTTTCTGGAGGCCTGCCTTTTTCGGAGCCGAAGAGCTAAACGTTAAACGCGATCCACTAgacaaaatggcacaaaagcaTGAGTAGAACACTGAGCTAGACCCTACATCTGTTTGAAGATTAGTCATGCCTATGTCAGAGGTCACCATACCACCACAGCTGGGGTGGAGGGTATTTCTGGGGGTTTCGTAGTCAATGAAATCTATCTATACCTTGATTACACATGTTCAGATATAAATAATACCATTGAACCAAGAGTTAATAGTGATGATGAAGAAAAACTTCCTTGGTTGAATAAGACAATCTTAGAGAAAACAAAGCTTCTTTATCTATTTTGGGGGCTGTGTTGCATTGACAAGATCACAGTGCTCCCTAGCAGTGTACCAACACTGGCATGTATCCTGAGAGAGAGATGTTTTGTGCTAGTTTGTGTGTTACATGCCATGCTAGACATGAAACAGTGTTACTTTATCTCCCAATGCACGATAATGAAGGTGTTGCATTTTTTGTTACCATATATGTTCAACAAATGTTACTGTTAGTTCCACAAATTGTTAAAACTTCTTGAAGTTGTGTGTGTTATCAATGGGAAGAAGAGTATGTATGATGCCACTTATCTGTGAACACCAGTTATATTGCAATTCCTAAAACCACAATATACAAGAAGTCAAGATCATTCTTGCATCTCATTTTTACCATCTTTACTTGAATCTAGCATGACCTTATAGATCTAGAGTGTTACACAAGTAACTGATGAAGTGTGGCATTACTTGACAATTCTAGATTCCATAGGGAACAAGAAGCTGTCAGATATTGACAATATTgacaaataacaacaaaagcATCCCTATGAAATCCCATCTGATTTACATTTATCATGTTCAGGAATAGACTTCTCTTATGTAGTCAGTGAACAGATCTTAAAATGACTCTTTGTATGACAAATGATACTGGTCAAAGTTCACATAATTTGTGCTAAAATGATGTACAgctggagtttttgttttgttctagtGCAGTCTGGTCAACTAAAATGGACATACAGGTTCACATCACTGAAAACTCTATGTTAGGTATATGTACCAGCTATGTTTGTCTAGATATGTTGATGTTTCTTCTGTTCACTGTGGTAGTGTTTCCCGAGCGTACTCTGGTGGTGTGTATT comes from Branchiostoma lanceolatum isolate klBraLanc5 chromosome 2, klBraLanc5.hap2, whole genome shotgun sequence and encodes:
- the LOC136428713 gene encoding uncharacterized protein, whose amino-acid sequence is MSREWNHGLLGCFDNIGLCLITYLAPCYTAGKNAEAVGEDCLVCGVLTLVPLVGAWFRAQIRGKIREQKSIEGSLVTDLLLHLCCPCCALAQEGQEVGTDIPTVSMVRE